In Cydia strobilella chromosome 8, ilCydStro3.1, whole genome shotgun sequence, one DNA window encodes the following:
- the LOC134743581 gene encoding inositol polyphosphate 1-phosphatase has product MANVLEALIYASERAASIARYCAASLSDENLVVTEKSGDEANSRFEHDFKTIADVLAQEAAKVEIGHHCQNLASSVWGEECGEINGHPIKLGDNVDKTALLLSQIVPKEQALKLAEGCHCELNPKLFGELPYDLPAIDDATLGVWIDPIDATAEFIAGVQNKHTADSESGLSCVTVLIGAFVKSTGEPVMGVVNQPFYDNGNGRILWGACYSDYGRMGGCESPSSHNDNTVLVSGAESPELVERFRSSGWEVKPAKGCGHKLLKVALGEAAAYVVTKGTTFYWDTCAPHAVIKARGGDILSCATQTPVTYMTNTNNEKAHCNSDGIIAYSQQKVLYGIKTVFNKT; this is encoded by the exons AATGTTTTGGAAGCCTTAATTTATGCATCCGAACGAGCCGCCAGTATTGCAAGATATTGTGCAGCTAGCTTAAGTGACGAGAACCTCGTTGTTACTGAGAAATCTGGAGACGAAGCCAACAGCCGTTTTGAGCATGATTTTAAGACTATTGCTGATGTTTTAGCTCAGGAAGCTGCTAAAGTAGAGATAGGTCACCACTGCCAAAACCTTGCAAGTAGTGTTTGGGGTGAAGAGTGTGGAGAAATCAACGGTCACCCTATCAAACTCGGAGACAATGTTGATAAAACAGCTCTTCTATTAAGCCAAATTGTGCCAAAGGAGCAAGCACTTAAACTTGCGGAAGGTTGCCATTGTGAATTAAATCCAAAATTATTTGGTGAATTACCATATGATCTCCCTGCTATAGATGATGCTACATTAGGAGTTTGGATAGATCccatag ATGCCACAGCGGAATTCATAGCCGGAGTGCAGAACAAACACACAGCAGACAGTGAATCAGGGCTATCTTGTGTCACAGTTCTAATAGGTGCATTCGTGAAGTCCACGGGGGAACCTGTGATGGGGGTTGTCAACCAACCATTCTAtgataa TGGTAATGGACGCATATTATGGGGTGCATGCTACAGTGACTATGGCAGGATGGGAGGATGTGAATCACCAAGCTCTCACAATGACAACACTGTGCTTGTTAGCGGCGCTGAATCACCCGAGCTAGTGGAGAGATTCAGGTCCAGTGGGTGGGAGGTTAAACCAGCAAAGGGATGTGGTCATAAACTTCTAAAAGTGGCCTTGG GTGAAGCTGCTGCATATGTTGTAACAAAAGGAACAACATTCTATTGGGATACCTGTGCCCCACATGCTGTCATTAAAGCAAGAGGTGGGGACATACTCTCTTGTGCGACTCAGACACCTGTTACTTATATGACTAACACAAATAATGAGAAGGCCCACTGCAACTCTGATGGTATAATTGCTTACAGTCAACAAAAAGTACTGTATGGCATCAAAACAGTATTCAACAAAACTTAG